The Platichthys flesus chromosome 18, fPlaFle2.1, whole genome shotgun sequence genome includes a window with the following:
- the c18h1orf198 gene encoding uncharacterized protein C1orf198 homolog — MATATVAGLEGLRTEEKKFEYFSSINSMARKIMQEREKIKAQHGSTWEKMSPQEQDCAIDSCMMDPHIRARYAMHRVERDEVACYPKLLLQTGQKMVHFGEEDLTWQDEHSAPFSWETKSQLEFSLTPGSADQGVSASQPESKSAKAPHSSQMGPKVTVSEGRRPEEESSFWKISAERSRLEGEQADFQSLTPSQIKSIEKGEKPLPSYLRQESSAPPKEPEAAEPPPPAPTRPAKQKAPKPPAPQPPAPITLSAPPVSISISSKPAPPASISILSKPAPPASISISSKPAPPVSVSSSVAGWERSQSTLPSVSNTLDEMISSNLISKPANIPTRVERQREVEAPPNPDLSPTFCQFNTSNNILKTGFDFLDNW, encoded by the exons ATGGCGACCGCGACCGTAGCGGGGCTTGAGGGCCTCAggacggaggagaagaagttCGAGTACTTCTCCTCCATCAACTCCATGGCGAGGAAGATCATGCAGGAGCGGGAGAAGATCAAGGCGCAGCACGGCTCCACCTGGGAGAAGATGTCGCCGCAGGAGCAGGACTGCGCCATCGACAGCTGCATGATGGACCCGCACATCCGAGCCCGGTACGCGATGCACCGGGTGGAGCGGGACGAGGTGGCCTGCTAccccaagctgctgctgcaaaccGGGCAGAAGATGGTCCACTTCGGGGAGGAG gacCTCACCTGGCAGGATGAACATTCAGCTCCCTTCTCATGGGAAACAAAG AGTCAGCTGGAGTTCAGCCTGACACCGGGCTCTGCCGACCAGGGAGTCTCCGCCTCGCAGCCGGAATCCAAGTCCGCCAAGGCTCCTCACTCCAGCCAGATGGGACCCAAG GTGACCGTCAGCGAGGGGCGAAGGCCAGAGGAGGAGTCGTCTTTCTGGAAGATCAGTGCCGAGAGGTCCAGGCTGGAGGGCGAGCAGGCAGACTTCCAGTCGCTGACCCCAAGTCAGATCAAGTCCATCGAGAAAGGAGAGAAGCCCCTCCCCTCCTACCTCCGACAG GAATCCTCCGCCCCCCCCAAGGAGCCTGAGGCAGCGGAgcccccccctccagctccaACCAGACCCGCAAAGCAGAAAGCGCCCAAGCCCCCCGCTCCCCAGCCCCCGGCCCCCATCACCCTTAGCGCCCCGCCGGTGTCCATCTCCATCTCGTCAAAGCCCGCCCCCCCggcctccatctccatcttgtcGAAGCCCGCCCCCCCggcctccatctccatctcgtCGAAGCCGGCCCCCCCGGTCAGCGTGTCCTCCTCAGTGGCGGGATGGGAGCGGTCCCAGAGCACCCTGCCATCCGTCAGCAACACCCTGGATGAGATGATCTCCTCCAACCTCATATCGAAGCCCGCCAACATCCCCACCCGGGTGGAGAGGCAGCGAGAGGTGGAAGCTCCACCCAACCCAGACCTCAGCCCCACATTCTGTCAG tTCAACACAAGCAACAACATCCTGAAGACCGGTTTCGACTTCCTAGACAACTGGTAA
- the LOC133973100 gene encoding gap junction Cx32.2 protein-like, whose protein sequence is MGEWGFLSSLLDKVQSHSTVIGKVWLVVLFIFRIMILGAGAEKVWGDEQSNMICNTKQPGCKNVCYDHAFPISHIRFWVLQIIFVSTPTLVYLGHVLQVISKENKLREYNNAHSGGFKQPKYSDEAGHVKIKGNLLGTYMTSIFFRIILEVAFIVGQYYLYGFIMDPRIVCSRAPCPFTVECYMSRPTEKTIFIIFMLVMSCISVVFNVAEVFYLLCARSARQKFKLASRSPIAIQPPFNQDMKNEKLGLH, encoded by the exons ATGGGTGAGTGGGGTTTTCTCTCGTCTCTGCTGGACAAGGTCCAGTCCCACTCCACGGTCATCGGGAAGGTGTGGCTCGTTGTGCTCTTCATCTTCAGGATCATGATCCTCGGAGCTGGAGCAGAGAAG GTTTGGGGCGATGAGCAGTCGAACATGATCTGCAACACCAAACAGCCCGGTTGTAAGAACGTCTGCTACGACCACGCCTTCCCCATCTCCCACATTCGATTCTGGGTCCTCCAGATTATCTTCGTGTCGACGCCGACCCTCGTCTACCTCGGCCACGTGCTCCAAGTCATCAGCAAGGAGAACAAGCTGAGAGAATACAACAACGCCCACTCGGGGGGCTTCAAACAGCCCAAGTACTCCGATGAAGCAGGCCACGTCAAGATCAAGGGCAACCTTCTGGGGACCTACATGACCTCCATATTCTTCAGAATCATTCTGGAGGTCGCGTTCATCGTGGGTCAGTATTATCTGTACGGCTTCATCATGGACCCGAGGATCGTCTGCTCCCGAGCTCCGTGCCCCTTCACCGTCGAGTGCTACATGTCGCGTCCCACGGAGAagaccatcttcatcatcttcatgctGGTGATGTCCTGTATCTCTGTGGTGTTCAACGTGGCCGAGGTCTTCTACCTGTTGTGTGCTCGCTCAGCCCGGCAGAAGTTCAAACTCGCTTCCCGTTCTCCCATCGCGATCCAACCCCCTTTCAACCAGGACATGAAGAACGAGAAGCTCGGCCTCCACTAA
- the gja13.1 gene encoding connexin 32.3, giving the protein MGDWGFLSTLLDKVQSHSTVVGKIWMSVLFLFRIMVLGAGAEAVWGDEQSGFMCNTQQPGCENVCYDWIFPISHIRFWVLQIIFVSTPTLMYLGHAVHVIHAENKLREQKKLASGGTKLSKEPKYTDDKGKVKIKGSLLGSYLTQLVFKIIIEAAFITGQYYLYGFVMVPMFPCSKKPCPFTVECYMSRPTEKTIFIIFMLVVACVSLFLNVLEVFYLLCSRCKRRSKQGARHLNSSDNPASLSNYRRAATEEALKQNKLNMEMENSISIGGGLDGAKEEKLLLNTH; this is encoded by the coding sequence ATGGGAGACTGGGGATTCCTGTCGACCTTGCTGGACAAGGTCCAGTCCCATTCCACTGTCGTCGGGAAGATCTGGATGAGCGTCCTCTTCCTGTTCAGGATCATGGTTTTGGGCGCCGGTGCCGAGGCCGTGTGGGGCGACGAGCAGTCGGGTTTCATGTGCAACACTCAGCAGCCTGGTTGTGAGAACGTCTGCTACGACTGGATCTTCCCCATCTCGCACATTCGCTTCTGGGTCCTCCAGATCATCTTCGTGTCCACGCCGACGCTCATGTACCTGGGCCACGCTGTGCACGTCATCCACGCCGAGAACAAGCTGAGGGAGCAGAAGAAGCTGGCTTCTGGTGGGACCAAGCTGAGCAAAGAGCCCAAGTACACAGACGACAAGGGGAAGGTGAAGATCAAGGGGAGCCTGCTGGGGAGCTACCTGACCCAGCTCGTTTTCAAGATCATCATTGAAGCCGCCTTCATCACGGGCCAGTACTACCTGTACGGCTTCGTCATGGTCCCCATGTTCCCCTGCTCCAAGAAGCCCTGTCCCTTCACCGTGGAGTGCTACATGTCCCGGCCCACGGAGAagaccatcttcatcatcttcatgctGGTGGTGGCCTGCGTCTCCCTGTTCCTCAACGTCCTGGAGGTGTTCTACCTGCTCTGCTCCAGGTGCAAGCGGAGGTCCAAGCAGGGAGCGCGGCACCTGAACTCGTCGGACAACCCGGCCAGCCTGTCCAACTACAGGCGGGCGGCCACGGAGGAGGCGCTGAAGCAGAACAAGCTGAACATGGAGATGGAGAACAGCATCAGCATCGGAGGAGGCCTGGACGGGGCcaaggaggagaagctgctcctGAACACTCATTAA
- the gja11 gene encoding gap junction protein, alpha 11 isoform X2, which translates to MAEWDVLGRLLDKVQSNSTVIGKVWLTVLFVFRILVLRTGAEEVWGDEQSDFVCNTEQPGCENVCYDRAFPISHVRFWALQIIAVATPKLLYLGHVLHVIHIEKKVKERMKKQAELDSQVSLFLSKSYKVPKYTKSTGKISIRGRLLRSYVFHLVAKIILEVLFIVGQYYLYGFTLEARYVCATDPCPHKVDCFLSRPTEKSVIIWFMLVATVVSLVLCVVELLYLCVKAVKECMARRQHYTVTPVTPPFSERKMFKSRDEAIQNCVNLELELQGQMVGLNGVKGGVSKVVKTVPSESDMGEVHI; encoded by the exons ATGGCTGAATGGGACGTGCTGGGCCGCTTGCTGGACAAAGTGCAGAGCAACTCCACGGTGATCGGGAAGGTCTGGCTCACCGTGCTCTTTGTGTTCCGCATCCTGGTCCTGCGCACCGGTGCTGAGGAG gtgTGGGGCGACGAGCAGTCCGACTTCGTGTGCAACACCGAGCAGCCCGGCTGTGAGAACGTCTGCTACGACCGAGCCTTCCCCATCTCTCACGTTCGCTTCTGGGCTCTTCAGATTATTGCCGTGGCCACTCCGAAGCTGCTCTACCTAGGTCACGTCCTTCATGTGATCCACATCGAGAAGAAG GtgaaagagaggatgaagaagcagGCGGAGTTGGACTCCCAGGTCAGCCTGTTCCTCAGCAAGTCCTACAAAGTTCCCAAGTACACAAAGAGCACCGGCAAGATCAGCATCCGCGGCCGCCTCCTCCGCAGCTATGTCTTCCATCTTGTGGCCAAGATAATCCTGGAGGTTTTGTTTATCGTGGGCCAGTACTATCTGTACGGCTTCACCCTCGAGGCGCGCTACGTCTGCGCCACCGACCCCTGCCCGCACAAGGTGGACTGCTTCCTGTCCCGGCCTACGGAGAAGTCGGTCATCATCTGGTTCATGCTGGTGGCGACGGTGGTCTCCCTGGTCCTCTGCGTGGTGGAGCTGCTCTACCTGTGCGTGAAGGCTGTGAAGGAGTGCATGGCGAGGAGGCAGCACTACACCGTGACCCCGGTGACGCCCCCATTTTCCGagaggaaaatgtttaaaagcCGGGACGAAGCCATCCAGAACTGTGTCAACCTGGAGCTAGAGCTGCAGGGGCAAATGGTCGGCTTGAACGGGGTCAAAGGTGGAGTGAGCAAGGTCGTGAAGACCGTACCATCTGAGAGTGACATGGGGGAGGTCCACATCTGA
- the gja11 gene encoding gap junction protein, alpha 11 isoform X1, producing the protein MVFPQTERQLAPDMAEWDVLGRLLDKVQSNSTVIGKVWLTVLFVFRILVLRTGAEEVWGDEQSDFVCNTEQPGCENVCYDRAFPISHVRFWALQIIAVATPKLLYLGHVLHVIHIEKKVKERMKKQAELDSQVSLFLSKSYKVPKYTKSTGKISIRGRLLRSYVFHLVAKIILEVLFIVGQYYLYGFTLEARYVCATDPCPHKVDCFLSRPTEKSVIIWFMLVATVVSLVLCVVELLYLCVKAVKECMARRQHYTVTPVTPPFSERKMFKSRDEAIQNCVNLELELQGQMVGLNGVKGGVSKVVKTVPSESDMGEVHI; encoded by the exons ATGGTTTTTCCCCAAACAGAGAGACAACTGGCGCCTGACATGGCTGAATGGGACGTGCTGGGCCGCTTGCTGGACAAAGTGCAGAGCAACTCCACGGTGATCGGGAAGGTCTGGCTCACCGTGCTCTTTGTGTTCCGCATCCTGGTCCTGCGCACCGGTGCTGAGGAG gtgTGGGGCGACGAGCAGTCCGACTTCGTGTGCAACACCGAGCAGCCCGGCTGTGAGAACGTCTGCTACGACCGAGCCTTCCCCATCTCTCACGTTCGCTTCTGGGCTCTTCAGATTATTGCCGTGGCCACTCCGAAGCTGCTCTACCTAGGTCACGTCCTTCATGTGATCCACATCGAGAAGAAG GtgaaagagaggatgaagaagcagGCGGAGTTGGACTCCCAGGTCAGCCTGTTCCTCAGCAAGTCCTACAAAGTTCCCAAGTACACAAAGAGCACCGGCAAGATCAGCATCCGCGGCCGCCTCCTCCGCAGCTATGTCTTCCATCTTGTGGCCAAGATAATCCTGGAGGTTTTGTTTATCGTGGGCCAGTACTATCTGTACGGCTTCACCCTCGAGGCGCGCTACGTCTGCGCCACCGACCCCTGCCCGCACAAGGTGGACTGCTTCCTGTCCCGGCCTACGGAGAAGTCGGTCATCATCTGGTTCATGCTGGTGGCGACGGTGGTCTCCCTGGTCCTCTGCGTGGTGGAGCTGCTCTACCTGTGCGTGAAGGCTGTGAAGGAGTGCATGGCGAGGAGGCAGCACTACACCGTGACCCCGGTGACGCCCCCATTTTCCGagaggaaaatgtttaaaagcCGGGACGAAGCCATCCAGAACTGTGTCAACCTGGAGCTAGAGCTGCAGGGGCAAATGGTCGGCTTGAACGGGGTCAAAGGTGGAGTGAGCAAGGTCGTGAAGACCGTACCATCTGAGAGTGACATGGGGGAGGTCCACATCTGA
- the hsdl1 gene encoding inactive hydroxysteroid dehydrogenase-like protein 1, with protein sequence MAAVDSFQFLLREMSRWCRSYCDTLALVGAVYAASRAVVLLRGCCSVVRVHFLPRVLPSQKLTRRYGDWAVVYGASEPVAGAYAEELAKNGVSIIFVTQDQTSVRDAAACLSQSYGVETLVVLADFSLDQAASDTIKEAVRGKDIGFLVTCVDEALASSQSLIEIPEQSLLDLVNKNVAVATLMARLVLPGMVERSRGAVVNISSGACCRPLPGLVALTASTGYLDHFSRALHLEYSGKGIFVQSLIPFQIASSKQRPSTSTSSCEGWFEPDPAVYAHHAISTLGVSTRTTGYWPHTLQYGLMRCVPEWIWVLGSRVLISIN encoded by the exons ATGGCGGCGGTGGACAGCTTCCAGTTCCTGCTGCGGGAGATGTCCCGCTGGTGCAGGTCCTACTGCGACACCCTGGCCCTGGTGGGGGCGGTGTACGCGGCCAGCAGGGCGGTGGTCCTGCTGCGGGGCTGCTGCTCCGTGGTCCGGGTCCACTTCCTGCCCCGGGTGCTGCCGAGCCAGAAGCTGACCCGCAGATACGGAGACTGGGCCGTGGTCTATG gaGCGTCGGAGCCGGTGGCCGGAGCGTACGCAGAGGAGCTGGCGAAGAACGGTGTCAGCATCATCTTCGTCACTCAGGACCAGACGTCGGTCCGAGACGCCGCCGCCTGCCTCTCCCAGAGCTACGGAGTGGAAACCCTCGTCGTCCTCGCCGACTTCTCTCTGGACCAGGCGGCCAGCGACACCATTAAAGAAGCAGTGAGGGGCAAAGACATCGGCTTCCTGGTGACCTGTGTGGACGAGGCTCTCGCTTCCTCCCAGAGCCTCATTGAAATCCCTGAGCAGAGCCTGCTGGACCTGGTGAATAAGAATGTGGCGGTGGCTACTCTGATGGCCCGGCTGGTGCTGCCGGGGATGGTGGAGCGCAGCAGAGGAGCTGTGGTCAATATATCTTCGGGGGCCTGCTGCAGACCTCTGCCTGGACTAGTGGCCCTCACGGCCTCCACT GGCTACCTGGATCATTTCTCAAGAGCTCTTCACCTGGAGTACAGTGGCAAAGGGATCTTTGTTCAAAGTCTGATTCCCTTCCAG ATTGCCTCAAGCAAGCAACGACCATCGACATCGACTTCCTCGTGTGAAGGCTGGTTTGAGCCGGATCCAGCCGTCTACGCTCACCACGCCATCTCCACCTTGGGCGTGTCCACTCGGACCACAGGATACTGGCCTCACACGCTGCAG TATGGACTGATGAGGTGTGTTCCAGAGTGGATCTGGGTTCTGGGATCTCGTGTGCTCATCAGTATAAACTag